The DNA region TCAGGCTCCATCTTGAATTGaacaatttcaaatttcaaatttcaaatagaTATCATATTGAGCAAACTATAGGGTTCATAGAGGCATCATGTGTATTAGGTAGGGGTGCAGATGGTAGAAAGAAGCAGTTGTTAGTCTTCTAAAGCAAAGCACGTAAGGTTAATGGTTGCAGTACGAATTACGAAACGCACAAAGCAACCGTGATATTTAGCAGCCCagaattttctctctcttagttGATTGGTTGTTGTGGGCGGTTTGGGTAAAccgataaaaatatattttaaaaaacaattcaCAGCATTTAATGCAATTACCAATTCttataaattcaaaattttaaaaagcaATATAAACATGTTGATTGGCTCCCATGGACGGTTAGAGGTAAAGTAGAGAATGATAGCCTAAACCTAGATTTAAAAAGctgtttattattttattttatttttaaatacagCATGGAAATATTGCAACACATGCTCAAGAGTAACCACGTGTTCAACTCTAATCTTTGCtaaaaatagtaataagaatttcttttagaattttttttaatatttctgcATACGTGGCGCAAGATTGGGGTGTGGTTCCAATAGTATGATGTGGCAAACTTTCCTTCTAATGggttctctttttatttatattgagaTTACCTCTGTCTCCTTTGTGAGTGAAATCTCTTTTGGAGTAACAGTTTTGCACTGCCACAAAATAAAAAGTGATTTAATTGTGGTATAAAAGTGAGTGTTTTGAGTGTTAACCCCTGATTAGTCTGCTAATTTTTTGGTTTAATAATATGGCACTGCCAAACAAACATTTGACTAAACTCTGTTTTGCAGGGAATCGTCTAGGtgcaaaatattaatttaatttgctTTCCATTTACTGACATAGGACCACATGTCCTAATTATGTACTGACAGTACTGTCCAAGTGTCCAACTCTTGGTTGTTTTACATCAGGAAAAGTATTCCAAGTCCGAGAGATgagggtaatgatatatacacacatttttttatacacctcatttccacctatttttatttttatctatcacatcttatactttctcactcttactttttcttttctttctatctctctcttcctccacctcattttgaggtgtgaataaataattattgagaGATTACTTACTATCTCTTGTCCTGTCCTACAAAAAGGAACGGTGCATATAAGATGCTTTATCATAAAGAAAAAATTTGCCACATATAATAACACATTTAAAACTATTGATGTATTTGTATTTGAGAGTTGAAGTTTTTAAAAGTATTATTAGTTTATGTTGAGACTGCATTATTATTTGTTCAGGGAGTAGTAGCTAGCTGGATAGACTAGTTAGGTTAGGTTCTGAGAGGGCAGAAGTAATAATGGAAGGAGATACACTAAGAAAATGTTtttaggcccagtttggaagagcttatttgagcttatctgacagcataaactcttatgtcagtgtttgggagagtttatgcaaacagcttatagcctgccataagctattttcagcttattttcataagctactcaggatagcttatggaaaacagcttatgcttatatacaacttatttttaatttatttcaataaatttttaaaaatagcttatgaataagtgcttatgtcataagcgcttatgaccataagcgcttatgaccataagcgcttaattaagctgtttttccaaacgagACCTTAATCTATAACTTTATTAAAACAGGACAGACTTTTACATGATGGTTTTTAAGGGAGGGTATGAATGCTGTTTGGGTATTAGCCAATGAGAGAAAGCCATGGGGTAAATGGATGCCACATCATCTTAACTtattaaaattcaaattctGATCCCTCaactatattaaatattaagtaTACCATTTTCCATTAAATCAATTATTCATTAAATGGATTTCATGGGCGGGTTCCTACTGGTGTTCTATTCTTGTTCTTAGATTCAGTAGCCtttcttatttctttttctaATGATCTGAACTTTTTCTAATTTTGCCTGAGATCAAAGGGATACTAGCTCAAACTGAACAAGGCATGAGTTTTTACTGGTATAAACAGAACTTTGGATGCTAAACAAGATTTTTTATGCGAAATTTATCAGTATATTATAATGTAGCCTAGTGGTAGGCAGAGAGTAATTgaagaattcaaaaaaaaaatcaccccTACGAGGTTCGAACTCCGGTCACGTAACAAGTACAGGAGGAGAGTTACCACTAAACTATCGAAATCTAATTGATATGTTATCCACTAATTagtttaatatattataaatctGTTATCATTAATAAATTGAAGTCaaccaatttttgttttttgttttgaaatgaaGTCAACTAGTTAATTGCACCTTCGAGTGATCACTTTATATCGATTGAGGACTTAGTCAAGGGTTGCCTTATAGTACTTTTTAGTAATCGCTTTACATTGATTCATGACTTAGTCAAAGGATGCTCTATAACACTTTGTAGTGATTGCTTTATATCGATTAAGGACATAGTCGAGGGTTTCTCTATAGCACTTGGAGTGATTGCTTTATATCGATTATAGACTTACACTTTTCTTAATTGCACTATTGATTAAGTCCTTAGTCTAGGGTTGTATTATAGTGATcgatttatattaatatttaattagtcCTCAGTCATTGATCACTTTATATCGTTTATGGTCTTAGTCAAGGTTTGGCCTATTGCAATTGGTATTGATCGCTTTATATCGATTAAGGGTTTGGTTTAGGGTTGACTCGTAGAACTTGGTAGCGATCGGTTTATATCGATTAAGGTCTTACTCGAAGGGTTGCATTATAGCACTTTGAGTGATCGATTAGGGACTTAATGGAGAGTTGACACATAGCAATCGACATTGATCGCTTTACATCGATTAAGGACTTACTCAAGCGTTATCGCTTTATATCGATTAAGGACTTGGTCGAGGGTTGACCCATAAAACTTGGTAGTGATTGCTTTATGTAGATTAAGGTCTAGGGTTGATCCATAGAACTTGCACTATAAGTTTATAACACTCAGTGTTATCGTTTTATAAAAGTAACAAATTGTAAAAAATACATTGTTACTTAATTAGGTTtgacttatattatataaagctaatattttttaaaaagtaaatgTAGGGTAGTGGTATGAAAAGTTAATATTCCATCGAATTCTACTTTTAGctatttttatgtatttttaaCATTTTCTCTCATCTAAACAAAAATCAAAGCAATATTATTGTTGATTAAGCAAAAAATTATGCCGTGAGTGATCGATTAGGGACTTAATGGAGAGTTGACACATAGCAATCAGCATTGATCGTTTTCTCAGGGTCATATACTTCAGGTGGTTCTGCCATGGGATTAACCCCGTCTTTACGAATACTTTCTTCAACCTAtaaattaaggaaaaaaaatcacagATATTATTTTTGGCCTAAACATCTTCACAATATAGTGCAAGATGGGTTGGGCTCATCCCACCTACTCATATGCACCACAGCAACTGGCTGGTAAGGTGGGTAGTAATGGGGCATCTGCATATAGGGCACATGAGATATTTGATCCAAATTCACTGGGTCGGGCTTTTTGTTTTCTTCGGGCTTTTTCTTCTCTTCGGGTTTCTTTTGGGCTTCCTGCTTCTGAGGTTCCTGTTTTGGTGGGGCAGGTGGAGGCCCAATACTCACAACTTCAGCAAATTTCCCAGCTTTCCTTATGCGAACTATTATATCATATGGGTCTGCATCCCCTGTCACGGTCAACATACCCTTCCCTTCATCAATTTCAACTTTATCAATCCCTGCAATTGCATGAAAAATCTGAATGAGGTTATTTCAAATTAACAATACATGCAAATTGTTATTTCGGGTCCTTCTAATCTATCTTATACCACTAAgcattttaaattttacttCAACTTATCAGAGAGAAAGACAGACTAAGGGCTAAGGACAAGTATTTTGAGTCATTCTTCACTGATCAAATAACATGTTTGaatcaatttctcttattttaaGATCAAATAGCATTGAGAAGTTACTGATCATATACTACATGTTTGAATCAATTTCtccataaaattaattttaatttcaaaatcaattgtagaagaatttcaaAACTTGTACTTAATGCCTGATTAGTGTTGGGATTACCTTGAAGCGAAGAGACAGCTTTGAGGAGCTTCTTTTTGCATTTGAGACAATTGATATCAACCTTCAAGACTGTCTTCTTGACCATGGAGAGAAATGATGGTCTGCACTAGAGAATTAGAATGttattcaaataaataaatctaGCAAGCTTTGTGATTTTAACAAGAACATTGCCATTCAAATATTTAGATAATTTCTGGTGAACCTAACGAGGAGGATCTAACAGCCGGGTTTTGACGGCTATTTTATGGTTGTTCTTGTTCACCGTCCTCGGCAGATCAAGACTATTTGTCTTTTACTTTTGTTGTGTATTGTAATCCTAAACTATTTGACTGAAGTTTCTTGCGTCTATTGGTTGCCTTTATGATTGTTGCAACTTGTACTATCCTTGATTGAAAACAAAAGTAATTAGAATTGAAAGTTGTAGTAATTAATCATAGGAAAAGAGATAACCTGCAGCCTCAATATTGTCAATTGATTAAGTTCAACAAAAAAGAATTGTCAATTGATTCTCGCTGAATTATATTTCGAAAATTTGCAAGTTTTCTTCAATTTCTTAGAGTGAAATCATTAAGGGTTCGTTTGATGGTCATGATAAAATAAGAAAAGATATGATGAGGAAAGTGATTGGAGCATGATAAACTCTTATTTTATCATGTGTTTGAGGTAGCCAAAATAATGATAGATTATAacataaacaacaaaaaaaaacattatttttagAACCTAATTAACCGtcagaaattaaaaaaagaaaagtgttGTTTGTAGTGTTACATGGCCCTCATTTCAATAATTTCACATTAAATGTGAGCCCTAGCCTCCAATAAGCATTCTAGAATCGGAACATAATGTTGGATGAAGAGCGTAAGTAGCAACAAGTTATTGCAGCAGCACGAGCCAGAGGAAGGAAAATCAATGAGCTGAGTCATGAATCACTGTCTGCAAGAGTTTTATCTAGGTAGTTGAAAGTGATTCTTCCATTGTGGTCGATTGGATGCGAAATGCTTAAAATAGGCATTGAAAATTATGTAGATGCTCAAATTTGACATGTGCATAGGGAGACAAATCACTTTGTGGATGCCTTGGTAAAGCAAGGTCGCTCTAGACAATCTGATTTATGGGTGTTGTTAGTTAGCTGCTTTGCTATTTTTCATTTCTCCCTTTGAGGTAATGATCAAGACTTTGGTCTTCTCtcttaattgaataatttttggcctggtaaaaataaatacaactcAGCCAAATTAACTgttagaaattaaaaaataaaagcgCTGTTTGTAGTGTTATATGACCcttatatttaataattttacatTCATATTGTGCGGCTTAGCCTCCAATAAGCATTCTAGAATTGGAACATCATGCTGGATGTGTATTTATAtactattaaaaagaaaattattatcCAAAAACATTGTACACATGACATTACAAGAATAAAAGTTATCATACTCTCctctctggctgacaagtgtcacagtcAAAGAGACTCACACACATTAAATATTCTAAATGATTTCCCTACAATTTTGTATCTTTGTCCCCCCATTAAAGGATGGTAATGAAtgcatttaaaataatttattaattacataataataccgattatttataataaataattgGAATTGAAATTAAATTTGTTCAATTCCGATTATTTCTATAATGTTGTTTCACGATTGCAGTTGCGGGCATTAACTTGAATTTTAATTAGGTACACTGGATAATTCTATTATTTCTATAATATTGTTGTTTCACGGTTATTTCTATTATTCAGTTGCGGTACAttgaataattttaaaaataaggcAAATAATTAGAATGTATAGCAGCAAACCTCTAATACACATATTAAAATAACTAATCCAAGTAAGTTTATTTCCCTAATTACAAAACCTTGAATTTTCGAAAaagtcaaaataattaaatagtatTTGTGTGTGTGGAAAATCATAAAATAAAGCTGATTATATGTTTGTATAAAACGTTTATTAGAAATACGGTTGTATGTACTATACTGTACGAACTATGTATCTAAACTAATTAATACACGTATATGTATACACACATGACACATCCTATAAAAAACTGGGTAAAAACATTttacataaaaataatttatgtaaaaactaaaaatttttGCTAACTCTTTATTCCCcttcaacccttatgtctcataACCCTTACCACTTTTGCAATTCTTGGTAACAATTTTTCATCCAATTTAAGTATGTTTTTCACAaaatatttaggattaaatatatatgaagttgttttcaaattttgcaagttgtgtgatacTCATTATTATTTTGCTTGgttgaatactcatttttgTGAGATCATCGATTTATTATTACGCCTAAATAATAAGATCAATATTcaccgtgcaatgcacggggtaaaaacgctagtatATGCTATGTGAAAATGGGTTTGGATTTATAAGGGAAGATTTCGTGATTAATAAAGATAAGCGGCTGAAATTTTGAATTATGTGGAAGCACACTAAGCCACGGTAATACAATTtaggtttttttataagccaaaaaaGCACAACCTTAGTAATACAATTTAGGTGGATGGTGCACATGTGAAAAATGTGTTTCCCGTGCGAAGTCAACTCCTTACTGACCTCTTAATCACCACTACATGGGCGGACCCACTAAGGGGCCAGGTGTGGCATTGGCCACACcggtttttattgttttttttttttaaaatttatatggttaaaaaaaaagaaaaattatttgttttctaTCACCAGTTCTCAAATACGCACGCTTCTTCTCTGTTCTCAGTCTCACTCTGCTAGAAGTGCTTCAATcctttgattttattttcatgttATACATGATGGTTGAGATTTTAGGATTTACAAATGATTTAAGTGAAGCACTACAAAAGCGTGATCAAGATCTTTTGAATGCTTTATCACTTGTCCAAGCCACCAAAGAAGAATTGCAAGAAATGAGGAGTGATGGATGGGAAGAACTTATATCTAAGGTTATGAAAATTTGCAATAAGCATGATATTGATGTGCCTGATTTGGATGCACCGTTTGTGCAAGGG from Lotus japonicus ecotype B-129 chromosome 2, LjGifu_v1.2 includes:
- the LOC130735823 gene encoding heavy metal-associated isoprenylated plant protein 43-like — translated: MVKKTVLKVDINCLKCKKKLLKAVSSLQGIDKVEIDEGKGMLTVTGDADPYDIIVRIRKAGKFAEVVSIGPPPAPPKQEPQKQEAQKKPEEKKKPEENKKPDPVNLDQISHVPYMQMPHYYPPYQPVAVVHMSRWDEPNPSCTIL